One genomic segment of Sminthopsis crassicaudata isolate SCR6 chromosome 2, ASM4859323v1, whole genome shotgun sequence includes these proteins:
- the HIF1A gene encoding hypoxia-inducible factor 1-alpha, which yields MEGGEGANDKKKISSERRKEKSRDAARCRRSKESEVFYELAHQLPLPHNVSSHLDKASVMRLTISYLRMRKLLDAGDLEAEAEMEAQLNCFYLKALDGFVMVLTEDGDMIYMSENVNKCMGLTQFELTGHSVFDFTHPCDHEELREMLIHRNGPVKKGKEQNTERSFFLRMKCTLTSRGRTMNIKSATWKVLHCTGHIRVYDTCNNQSQCGYKKPPMTCLVLICEPIPHPSNIEVPLDSKTFLSRHSLDMKFSYCDERITELMGYEPEELLGRSIYEYYHALDSDHLTKTHHDMFTKGQVTTGQYRMLAKRGGYVWVETQATVIYNTKNSQPQCIVCVNYVVSGIVQHDLIFSLGQTECMLKPVETVDMKITRLLTKVETEVCSLFDQLKKEPDALTLLAPAAGDTIISLDFDNNEADEQQLEVPLYNDVMLPSSSEKLQNINLAMSPLPTTETTKPLRSNADPALNQEVALKLEPNPEPLELSFTMPQIQDRPASPSDASTRQSSPEPSSSSEYCFDVDNDMANEFKLELVEKLFAEDTEAKNPFSTQDTDLDLEMLAPYIPMDDDFQLRSFDQLSPLENTSTSSQSVSTLNIFQQSQTQEPTTNDEVKTVKIEGTDDNKILIDSPYSVYVINETGSAPASPNDENRSQTVSPDRTEKEVIEQMEKSHPRSPNLLSVTLSQRNTAIDEELNPKILALQNSQRKRKMEHEGSLFQAVGIGSLHHCQDPDDPGTTISLSWKRVKGCKPSEQNGVEQKTVILIPSDLVSRLLGPSLDESGLPQLTSYDCEVNVPIQGNRNLLQGEELQRALDQLN from the exons GATTAGCTCTGAACGCCGAAAGGAGAAGTCTCGAGATGCAGCCAGATGTCGTAGAAGTAAGGAATCCGAAGTTTTCTATGAACTTGCCCACCAGTTGCCACTTCCTCATAATGTGAGCTCACATCTTGATAAGGCTTCTGTTATGAGACTTACCATCAGTTATTTGAGAATGAGAAAACTTCTAGATGCTG gTGATCTGGAAGCTGAAGCTGAAATGGAAGCACAGTTAAACTGCTTTTATTTGAAAGCCCTAGATGGTTTTGTTATGGTTCTCACAGAAGATGGTGACATGATTTATATGTCTGAAAATGTGAACAAATGTATGGGATTAACTCAG TTTGAACTAACTGGACACAGTGTATTTGATTTTACACATCCATGTGACCATGAGGAACTAAGAGAAATGCTTATACACAGAAATg GTCCTGtgaaaaaaggcaaagaacaaaACACAGAACGTAGCTTTTTCCTAAGAATGAAGTGTACTCTAACTAGTCGGGGACGAACCATGAACATAAAGTCTGCTACATGGAAG GTACTTCATTGTACTGGTCACATTCGTGTGTATGATACCTGTAATAACCAGTCTCAGTGTGGTTATAAGAAACCACCTATGACTTGTTTGGTATTGATTTGTGAACCCATTCCTCATCCATCAAATATTGAAGTTCCTTTGGATAGCAAAACATTTCTCAGTCGCCACAGCCTGGATATGAAGTTTTCATATTGTGATGAAAG AATTACAGAGCTAATGGGATATGAACCAGAGGAACTTTTAGGTCGCTCAATTTATGAATATTACCATGCTTTAGACTCAGATCATCTAACCAAAACTCATCATGATA TGTTTACTAAAGGACAAGTCACTACAGGACAATATAGAATGCTTGCCAAACGAGGTGGATATGTCTGGGTTGAAACTCAAGCAACTGTGATTTACAATACTAAAAATTCCCAACCACAGTGTATAGTGTGTGTAAATTATGTTGTAAG TGGTATTGTCCAGCACGACTTGATTTTTTCCCTTGGACAAACAGAATGTATGCTAAAACCAGTGGAAACAGTTGATATGAAAATAACTCGGTTATTGACCAAGGTTGAAACAGAAGTATGCAGCCTTTTTGATCAACTCAAGAAGGAACCAGATGCTTTAACTTTATTAGCTCCAGCTGCTGGAGATACTATCATATCTTTGGACTTTGACAATAATG AAGCAGATGAGCAACAACTTGAAGTTCCATTATACAATGATGTCATGCTTCCCTCATCTAGTGAGAAATTACAGAATATAAACTTGGCAATGTCCCCACTACCTACCACCGAAACTACAAAACCTCTTCGTAGCAATGCTGACCCTGCCCTCAATCAAGAAGTTGCACTGAAATTAGAACCAAATCCAGAACCACTGGAACTTTCTTTTACCATGCCTCAAATACAAGATCGTCCAGCTAGTCCTTCTGATGCAAGCACAAGACAAAGTTCACCTGAG CCTAGCAGTTCCAGTGAATATTGTTTTGATGTGGATAATGATATGGCTAATGAATTCAAGTTGGAATTAGTGGAGAAACTTTTTGCAGAAGACACAGAAGCAAAGAATCCTTTTTCTACTCAG GACACTGATTTAGACTTGGAAATGTTAGCTCCTTATATCCCAATGGATGATGACTTTCAGTTGCGTTCCTTTGATCAACTTTCACCATTAGAGAATACTTCTACAAGTTCTCAGAGTGTGAGCACCCTTAACATTTTCCAGCAGTCTCAAACACAAGAACCCACTACCAACGATGAAGTTAAAACAGTGAAAATAGAAGGTACAGATGACaataaaatattgattgattCTCCATATTCTGTTTACGTAATTAATGAAACTGGCAGTGCTCCAGCATCACCAAATGATGAGAATCGAAGTCAGACAGTCTCTCCTgacagaacagaaaaagaagtaatagAACAAATGGAGAAATCTCATCCAAGAAGTCCTAATCTGCTATCTGTCACTTTGAGTCAAAg aaaTACTGCTATAGATGAGGAGCTTAATCCAAAGATATTAGCTTTGCAGAATtctcagagaaaaaggaaaatggaacatGAAGGTTCACTTTTTCAAGCAGTAGGAATT GGATCATTACATCATTGCCAGGATCCAGATGATCCTGGAACTACTATATCTCTTTCTTGGAAACGTGTAAAAGGATGCAAACCTAGTGAACAGAATGGAGTAGAGCAAAAGACAGTCATCTTAATACCCTCTG atttagTAAGCAGACTCTTGGGCCCATCATTGGATGAAAGTGGACTACCACAACTCACCAGTTATGATTGTGAAGTTAATGTTCCTATACAAGGAAATAGAAACCTACTGCAAGGTGAAGAATTACAGAGAGCTTTGGATCAACTTAACTGA